In the Oncorhynchus tshawytscha isolate Ot180627B unplaced genomic scaffold, Otsh_v2.0 Un_contig_8190_pilon_pilon, whole genome shotgun sequence genome, ttaacTCACGCTGACTTCACTTTCTCCCGCAGCGAAACTCTCCTATCCCTCGAGGCTCTCGTTGCCGTGACATCAGAGGCTAGCTAGCATCACTCGACTGGCTAGCTCCACGTTTTGTTTGCATCTTTCTACAGCGAATAAaatttcttaatgcgtttcacaGGAAAGAACATTCCAAGCATTTCAACATAGGTAAGCAAGGGGTTACAGGTGCCCTAAAGGGACAAAACTATAATATCAATACACAACatttccgggttagagtcccgctccttgaaagcggcagctctaccctttagctcagtgcgaatgttgcctgtaatccatggcttctggttggggtatgtacgtacagtcactgtggggacaacgtcctcaatgcacttattgataaagccagtgactgatgtggtgtactcttcaatgcaatcagaagaatcccggaacatgttccagtctgtgatagcaaaagagttctgtagtttagcatctgcttcacctgaccactttttttgtaaaccgagtcactggtacttcctgctttaatttttgcttgtaagcaggaatcatgaggatagaattgtggtcagatttaccaaatggagggcaagggagagctttgtaagcgtctctatgtgtggagtacaggtgatctacaattttattttacctctggttgcgcatttaacatgttgatagagattaggtaaaactgatttaagttttcctgcattaaagtctctggccactaggagcgccgcctctgggtgagtgatttcctgtttgcttatttccttatacagctgactgagtgcggtcttagtgcccgcataatctgtggtggtaaataaacagccacgaaaagtatagatgaaaactctattggcatatagtgtggtctacagtttatcataagatactctacttcaggcgagcaaaatctagagacttacTTAGATTTTGtgtaccagctgttgtttacatatatgatAATCTAccgtttatataggagtggttaaaacatgctaataacggtcctctgagtatatcaaaaaatgTTTgatatgccatccagccctggagttttccttgacttaaaggctttaattgcaccaagaagttcctcctctgtaattcggccttcacatgagtctttctgtacagctgttaattttacattattaatataaaaaaatccatacaattagcttcggttagtggagatggaggagactgaagcAAAAACATATGcataaagtactttacttcctctttcaaaatattgtttggtgaATGTTTAACTccgtcatttgtaacaagtttcagttTTCCCTATATTCCATCCAATTTGCTTTATTTTCTTAATATATTACCCTTGATCTTTCTTGAacaagttcctccatttctttttccTATAACTTATTCGgagcctctatggtacagtttttattaCTATCTAgatgtactgttagtccttccatttcctttgttaatttggactcttttgacctaaattgcttttgATTTAGAGATGAgaactgaattgcatggcctctaaaggcacaaaagtgtcccatacaataagaggacctgctgtacctatgttatgttggaaaaattcagttataaaatcttctgtcctagttaaaaacaagctatcatccaataggctttgagtaaatttccaatatccttgcCCACGTGGACATtttgtaagagtaatatatatgccaattatgtgatggtcCGACCACATTCTGTTCCCTATCAACACCTTTTAAACTTTTGGGGCCAGAGAAAATGACATAAGAAAATAGTCAAGATgactagcttgattgagcctcCACCATGTACTGTATAGGTCAAGATATTTAAGCCTTTatatatccactagttccaatatatccatgccATTCGGGATTTCTTAAGTGTATGAGGGTGATAGGAGGCAAAAATAACATTTCCTTTACACTATCTTTTGCTGTCATAAACAATCCTTGGCTCCTGCCTGTGTCTGGTCAAGAGATGAGGGGGCCTCCGGAGGAACATCTGGCAGAATGCCCAGAATATGTTCTTTAATTTAATATGGGAGATGGAGCCTGTCACATGTAAGAATTAATCATCTTTATGGAGGTTTAGATAGCAGTATATAAGGCTCTATGTAAGGAACGCCCTTTTGGAGCTCACTTCAGACCGGTACTTATGCGTCTAAGTTTGACTGTGACATCTTCAGCTTGCTGACAATAAGAGTGATTCGTTTAATTTTGACTTCAAAAAttcctgtgtaagaatttccacaacaatttGCAGTCATTAACAGGATTAGTTCAACTTTacagggaatacaattctctcaaatgaaatgttaacttcacatcatttcacaaatagtttcatctttactcttttatacaagaattagatgcaaaccACATAATTGATAAatatacacattcagagatatagttgtgtgtttcctgtcctccatgaggtcaccaaatgaaacacacttgtCATACCCGTCCCTTAAGTGTCCAAGAACccttcccacattctcaaaagtgGACATATTGTTTCAttctcccattttggggatttaggagcTCGGGCCAAGTGAAAGACCACAGAGTGAATGTAGGATATCTCTTTGCATGACCAGAGGGAGAGTCTCCACCAGGAATTTTTGGCCTGAggtaacagaacctgggtgtaggagagagtgagcgagaggggGAAGCCACGATCTACACCCAGAAAGGGCCATGTCATGACAAGagtgtagtgcgtatggcccagtacatcactggggccaagcttcctgccatccaggacttctataccaggcagtgtcagaggaaggccctaaaaattgtcaaagacttcagccaccctagtcatagactgttttctctgctaccgcacggtaagtggtaccggagcgccaagtctaggtccaaaaggcttcttaacagcttctaccccaagccataagactcctgaacaactaatcaaatggctactgaGACTATTTGCATTATCCACCGCGGGATTTTAcgcagctgctactctctgttattatctatgcatagtcactttaactctacctacatgtacatattaccttgacgcacctgtgcccccacacattgactctgtaccggtaccccctgtatatatcctcgctactgttactttactgctgctctctaattatttgttatttttctgtttTAGGGTTACTTTTTTTTACTTCTTCAGGATTCGTGGTTCCCctgtgggacggttgagctaatgtaggctaaacCTGTTGGTTTTTCCTTTGTATTATCATTTACTAGATCTAATCTGTTATATTTTCCAACATTCCTTTAACagttccacaaacttcaaagtgtttcctttcaaagggtaccaagaatatgcatatccttgctttagggcctgagctacaggcagttagatttgggtatgtcattttaggccaaaccttaacacttatttttcttaaactgcattgttggttaagggcttgtaagtaagcatttcactgtaatttctacacctgttgtattcggcgcatgtgacaaatcaattgATTTGACTGGCCATCCCAGTCAAATACACCTTTTCTCCAGAACAGGTTGTCCCTGCAAGGAATGGAGGAAGACATGGTTGAGTATTGTGTCACCCTTACAGTGTTCTTAAGATTTTTACCCCCAGGTGAAGGCTTCTTTACCAAATCTAGCAGGTGGAGTTGAACACTGTTTGTACCCAGGTGATTTTGTTGCGGTGAAAGAGTTGGAAGGACCCCCGTTGGAGAGACCCATACCAAGTTCTTCTGACCACCCTCACTGCGGTCCACGTGTTGAACTGCAGACGAGTTCCTGATCCAGAAGATGATGGTCCCTCGCCAGTTCCAGTGGTGCCGTGTGGCCCTCCTCTGCATTAGCAGAGGAGTGCTAATGAGAACAGTAGGTTGTCCCCTTGTGGGAAACCTGACAGAGGGTAGAAGGAGCCCTGAGCGAAAGGGGCCATCGTAGGCCTGGATTAGAGACCCTGAGAAGTAGATGGTCAACTTCAAAAGAGAGCCCTGCTGGGCCCTCATGACAATGAGGACAATTTGTTCTTATCTACAGCAGAAATGGTTGCTTATCTTACATCTGGACAAAACAAGTGTTGGGTGTGTGGTTTGGGGCCAGTTAAGGTAGGAGCAGGTTTACCACTTGTTGGAGTTCCCATAGGGGCAAATCTGACTATGCAAATGGTCCTACCATTCTTAGTGGAGATGCCACGTAACCCTGACCCCTTGACATTCTCTgcattacacaaacacacaggcccaCTGTCACTTGCTAGACCAGATAATTCTTTACTCCCACCCATTTCAGTAGCAGGAGTGATGACAGCCCCTTGGTGTATTAGATGAGAACGAGGTAATCATTTGGGTGAACTAGAATGTAATTGTACAATGTATTTACAATGGATCAAATACCTGTAAGTTAACTGTTAACAATGCACCCTTTTGGAGCTCACTTCAGACAGGTACTTACACATCTAAGTTTGACTGTGACCTCTCCAACTGGCTGACAAAGAGTGATTCATTTAatattgactttgagtgtcctgtgtaagaatttccacaacaatagcttgtagtgtgatttcctttacggttGGTAAAAAGTTTGgccacacctattcattcaaggggcggcagggtagcctagtggttagagcgttggattagtaactggaaggttgcaagttcaaacccctgagctgacaaggtacactcCTTAGAAAGACATCTCTAACCTCAAACAGAAATGTCTAACCTGTTCTTCCTGGTCCCATGCACATGTGATCAAGCTAGTAAcatcatatattttttaaaagataCATCCAGATTAAGGTCAATAGACTGAAACGTGGAATAAACAGATTAATAAAACCATAAATTATGCTATCAGAGCATACCTGATACAGTGTATTCTCTGAAATATATGTCTACAATGGCACTAGATTAACCAGTAAATGCTTGCCTAACAACAGTGACGTTGCTACTGCTAGACTTCACTTATGTAAGAGGGCCTCTAACTTTTACTTTCACTTATGTCATGCCTGAAGCTGGTAGAGAAAACTGATTAGTAAGAACAGGTTATGTCCTTTTTGAAAGTAGACTTGAACAAACAATACCAAACAATCAATCCAATTTTGGTGTTCCACATGAGCATGTTGTCTTAGTGTATTCACTTAGTTTAAATCGTTATTTGACAACACAATTTCTAGAGACACTATTTCAAACTGGTCTGTTTCTGTGTCCTCAGAGGTGTGTTGACGTTGCACAGTACCATATTTCCGATAGAGTTACTTGAAACTTAATTTATGAAATACATATATAGGACACATACCACTTGAATGCTAATTTTCAATGATGTCAGGTTAGTGGCGAGCCAGCAACCAGAAGGTTGCCAGTTCGAATCCCGGGTCCGATGGGGAAATTCTGTGgggaagtgagctggcaaccgGAGGGTTGCTGGTATAAAATCCCAGATGCCATTGcctgctgttgtgcccttgagcaagtcacTTAACCCCAACACAACAACAGGTCATAGGGCACCCagtgtggcagccccccgcacctctccaaaacctgtatgtgtatgtatgtaggtatgtgtgtctttcggaggggttgggttaaaagctGAAGTAACATTTCGGGTGCAATTGACCAATAAACGgatcttaatctatagtctgtaAATGTATAGTAAATTATACAGGACTGCAACAGCAACTTCAACAATTATGACACTCACTTTATAAAATATGAGCATAGACATAGCTACTCAGCCATTTCATACAGTAACAAGTTCACTTTGAACCTTATGATAGGTAAAGTAGGACTGAAACTAtttgtcacggtcttcctcctcttcatctgaagaggaggcgagaaggatcagaggaccaatatgcggcgtggtatgtgttcatagtgagttttaataaagagaacactgaacactatacaaaagagtaacaaaaaacaatataCGACCGtgaaatcaaacatagactgcccacccaactcacgccctgaccatactaactaaatacaaaacaaaggaaataaaggtcagaacgtgacactattGTTTAATGAATGTCCTACCAACAATGACAGACTTTGACAGACCATTCCCAGAGTAGAGGGACATAGATAAGCAGATTGGGAAGCAGTTGATTATACAGTACAGACAATTATAATTCAAACTCAAGATTTGAAtgaaattcaaaatgtattttcagtTAGAAATCAGAAATGATGCCAACCCTTTTGTGGACGCACTGGACCATAGTTGGAGAGTAATCTGATCATGGTGATTGGATCACAGAAGTCAGGTGTAAATACCAGGTGTGAACAGGGCTTCTTTAGATGGAGGTATTATACAGTGACACGCTGTAGATCGAGTACTGTACATCCATCAGTCAGCTTGTGATAGCTTGAAGCCCTCTGCAAAGTCTACCATCTGCCTCAGTGCTCTCAATAGCAGCACATCCATGTCATCATCCAAGTCGATTTCCTCGTGGTAGTTCTTCACAGGCAGGATGCAGTTCACTGGTACCCCCAGTTCATTACTACACTGCTCCATCTGCAAGAAAGAATATGGTTGCAATTCAATCAGATGAGTAGAATAAGACATTTGGACATGTATTTCCCAGGATGACGAAAAATAATAAATTAAAGTGCTCCCTCAAACCATTTATTTCATACTGTAGGCCAGGGCCTATGGTCCAGGAGTGCTTATCTTGGCAACCCGGAACCAGTCCGAGATATGAAACTCATGAAAACTGTGAAATCGTATGTTTAATCCAAATAGCCAGTAACACAAAACCAGTGCACCAAAATAATTGTTCCTCATTATCAGTCATATGACACAGTCTCCCGACAGACATAACatgtaaatgttttcctcatcaagaGAGATTATGGAGCGCCAAATCTGCAAATACTTGCATTTCTAGCAAAACTTTCAAAATATCATTCACTTACCTTCTCCTTTATATACTTGCTCCAATAGACCTTTTTCAGGTCTTCCCTCACCAATGGACAGGCTAAATCCACTTTGGTGAGAATAACCATTTGGGGAATCCCTGCCAAATACATGGAAACCAATTGAATCTTGTGTCTCTTCCATCTTATTACTACTAAACGTCTAAAGTATCACATCAGTTTGTGAATGTATTAAATAATTTGTTTATTTTACATGAAAATATACTGTATTATTAGTGAAAAAATGCATATTTAAAACTGGGTTCAAGACCAGGGCAACATtcattttccaaatgttgttgaatgttgcagatagaaatgccatgACCAAAGAGGACATGATTCCTTGGTCTATAggtcagagaggcatgtttgttctacactaaatatttctatctgaacgatCCAAAATGTTGCGTCCTGCTGAACGCGCCCCAGGGTTCAAACTCTGCTCTGATATGGGCTGATAAGCACCGACTAGTCAAATGTATGATGAGGCCCCGCCACAACATTATATATTATAAACAATGTTCCATAAAACCTTGTTACCTATACAACTTGCAGCGAGTCTGATGGTTCTCATCTTCTTGAAGATATCATCCGCCTCGTCATTCTTGTTGGTCTTCATCATAGGTAGTTTATCAGCTGGTATTGCACTAACTAGGCAGTGAACTGTGTCAGATGGAGTGGGGGCCTTGGCATAGTACTCATTCTCCTCTTCTAAAGGTGATGCAGGATTAAACTGGTGAAAAAAGAGGgggaaacaatgtttattacataCAGCAAACATATTTACAGACTGAGAAGTTGCTGTGTTCAGTTCTTACCATGTAACCCTCTTTTACATGCCCCTTCAGGGCCTTGACAATGTCCGCATCATAAACTCCTTTGTCAATACCATTCTCCAGCCCCATGACATCATAGAAGAGGAAGGGGTAGTAGGTTCCAGGTTTTTCTTTCACAATTTTGTGGGTTTCATACTGTAGAAATACATTGCAGAATAACTACTACGTACTGTATAAAAACAATACGGCATTAATTCAATACTCATGTCAGTTGTCTACCTTCTAGACCAGGGGTTGACAACAGGCGGCCCGGGGTCAAAACCGGCCTGCAAGTGATTTTTCTTTtaacaaatattttaaaatatttgttcCCAAGTACTcccacaaataaaataaaagacgtgattgtgtctcaatgtaatcaaggtatgaaatgaTAATATTTGAAAATACTATCTCTTTTGGGGCTTagttgcagtcaatttgcagtgtacacattattataattatgttctggccccccgATCATACACTCTGACAAAAATCATCCTGTGACTGAATCTAGATGCCTACCCCTGTTCTAGGCCATACAGTTACAGTATGTTAGATataggcagaagtttgcatcatgtagctccaactccaaaaagttctgggacactgtgaagtccatggagaacaagagcacctcctcccagctgcccactgcactgaggctaggtaacacggtcaccaccgataaatccatgattatcgaaaacttcaataagcatttctcaacggctggccatgccttccgcctggctactccaacctcggccaacagctctgcccccccggcagctcctcgcccaagcctctccaggttctcctttacccaaatccagatagcagatgttctgaaagagctgcaaaacctggacccgtacaaatcagctgggcttgacaatctggaccccctatttctgaaactttccgccgccattgtcgcaacccctattaccagcctgttcaacctctctttcatatcgtctgagatccccaaggattggaaagctgccgcagtcatccccctcttcaaagggggagacaccctggacccaaactgttacagacctatatccatcctgccctgcctatctaaggtcttcgaaagccaagtcaacaaacaggtcactgaccatctcgaatcccaccgtaccttctccgctgtgcaatctggtttccgagccggtcacgggtgcacctcagcaacactcaaggtactaaacgatatcataaccgccatcgataaaagacagtactgtgcagccgtcttcattgaccttgccaaggctttcgactctgtcaatcaccatattcttatcggcagactcagtagcctcggttttcggatgactgccttgcctggttcaccaattactttgcagacagagttcagtgtgtcaaatcggagggcatgctgtccggtcctctggcagtctctatgggggtgccacagggttcaattctcgggccgactcttttctctgtatatatcaatgacgttgctcttgctgcgggcgattccctgatccacctctacgcagacgacaccattctatatactttcggcccgtcattggacactgtgctatccaacctccaaacaagcttcaatgccatacaacactccttccgtggcctccaactgctcttaaacgctagtaaaaccaaatgcatgcttttcaaccgatcgctgcctgcacccgcatgcccgactagcatcaccaccctggatggttccgaccttgaatatgtggacatctataagtacctaggtgtctggctagactgcaaactctccttccagactcatatcaaacatctccaatcgaaaatcaaatcaagagtcggctttctattccgtaacaaagcctccttcactcacgccgccaagcttaccctagtaaaactgactatccttccgatcctcgacttcggcgatgtcatctacaaaatggcttccaacactctactcagcaaactggatgcagtctatcacagtgccatccgttttgtcactaaagcaccttataccacccaccactgcgacctgtatgctctagtcggctggccctcattacatattcgtcgccagacccactggctccaggtcatctacaagtccatgctaggtaaagctccgccttatctcagttcactggtcacgatggcaacacccatccgtagcacgcgctccagcaggtgtatctcactgatcatccctaaagccaacacctcatttggccgcctttcgttccagtactctgctgcctgtgactggaacgaattgcaaaaatcgctgaagttggagacttttatctccctcaccaacttcaaacatcagctatctgagcagctaaccgatcgctgctgctgtacatagtctattggtaaatagcccacccattttcacctacctcatccccatactgtttttatttatttacttgctcttttgcacaccaatatctctacctgtacatgaccatctgatcatttatcactccagtgttaatctgcaaaattgtaattattcgcctacctcctcatgccttttgcacacattgtatatagactcccccctttgttttctactgtgttattgacttgttaattgtttattccatgtgtaactctgtgttgtctgctcacactgctatgctttatcttggccaggtcgcagttgcaaatgagaacttgttctcaactggcctacctggttaaataaaggtgaaataaaaaaataaataggttaatatatatatatatattgttgtgCTACTTTGAATGTGTCACATAATACCTAAGAATGTACcttttttgtgaagcttgcacCTGCAAATGAATTATCAGCTAAGGCAATGTTCATACATTTGTCCTGAAAGATATTGTTGATGGAGTTGATGAAGCTGGACTTGCCCGCTCCAGCTGGTCCATGGAGGAGGATTCTGATAGTCTTCACCTGAGGGTTTCCAGGCACATAGTCTTTCAGTTTCTGCAGCATTTCCTC is a window encoding:
- the si:dkey-79f11.4 gene encoding interferon-induced protein 44 isoform X1 encodes the protein MGLFKSKPSPPTPAFSNEWRRTPWDQKEEMLQKLKDYVPGNPQVKTIRILLHGPAGAGKSSFINSINNIFQDKCMNIALADNSFAGASFTKKYETHKIVKEKPGTYYPFLFYDVMGLENGIDKGVYDADIVKALKGHVKEGYMFNPASPLEEENEYYAKAPTPSDTVHCLVSAIPADKLPMMKTNKNDEADDIFKKMRTIRLAASCIGIPQMVILTKVDLACPLVREDLKKVYWSKYIKEKMEQCSNELGVPVNCILPVKNYHEEIDLDDDMDVLLLRALRQMVDFAEGFKLSQAD
- the si:dkey-79f11.4 gene encoding interferon-induced protein 44 isoform X3, whose translation is MDQLERYETHKIVKEKPGTYYPFLFYDVMGLENGIDKGVYDADIVKALKGHVKEGYMFNPASPLEEENEYYAKAPTPSDTVHCLVSAIPADKLPMMKTNKNDEADDIFKKMRTIRLAASCIGIPQMVILTKVDLACPLVREDLKKVYWSKYIKEKMEQCSNELGVPVNCILPVKNYHEEIDLDDDMDVLLLRALRQMVDFAEGFKLSQAD
- the si:dkey-79f11.4 gene encoding interferon-induced protein 44 isoform X2, whose product is MLQKLKDYVPGNPQVKTIRILLHGPAGAGKSSFINSINNIFQDKCMNIALADNSFAGASFTKKYETHKIVKEKPGTYYPFLFYDVMGLENGIDKGVYDADIVKALKGHVKEGYMFNPASPLEEENEYYAKAPTPSDTVHCLVSAIPADKLPMMKTNKNDEADDIFKKMRTIRLAASCIGIPQMVILTKVDLACPLVREDLKKVYWSKYIKEKMEQCSNELGVPVNCILPVKNYHEEIDLDDDMDVLLLRALRQMVDFAEGFKLSQAD